Part of the Leclercia sp. AS011 genome is shown below.
CGGCAGCGCGGCGGTGGACCTGTGGGGCGTGAAGCACAACGATCTGGATCGTAAGTTTGGCGCCTCGATGGTGGCGGTGGATGCCAGCACTGGCAAGGTGAAATGGGTTTACCAGACCGTTCATAACGACCTCTGGGACTTTGACGTCCCGATGCAGCCCACCTTCACTGATTTCCCGACTGCGGATGGCAAAACCACCCCGGCGCTGATCTTCGGCACCAAATCCGGCCAGCTGTTTGTGCTGGATCGCGCGACCGGTCAGCCCTTGACCAAAGTCGAAGAGCGCCAGGTGACCCAGGGCCAGATCCCGAAAGAGATCTACTCCCCGACCCAGCCCTTCTCGGTGGGGATGCCGACCATTGGCGCAGACGTGCTGAAAGAGTCCGACATGTGGGGTGCGACGCCGTTTGACCAGCTGATCTGCCGTATCGAGTTTAAATCCAAACGGTACAACGGCCTGTTTACCCCGCCGGGGGATGACCCGTCCCTGAACCTGCCTGGCTCCTTAGGCGGCATGAACTGGGGCGGACTGTCGATTGACCCGGTAAATCAGTACCTGTTCATCAACGACATGCGCGTGGGCCTCGAAGTTCAGCTTATCCCGGCCTCGCCGGAGATCCAGGGAGCCAAAAACGACGGCAACGAAGCCGCCGCCATCAGCCGCCCGGTGCCGCTGGCCGGTACGCCGTATGCCATTAACGCCAAAGTACGCTTTATGTCGCCGGTGGAAATTCCGTGCCAGAAACCACCGTTTGGTACCCTGACGGCGGTGGATCTGAAAACCCAGAAAATTGCCTGGCAGGTGCCGGTGGGCACGGTGAAGGATACCGGTCCGTTTGGCGTGAAGATGGGGCTGCCTATCCCAATCGGGATGCCGACCATCGGCGGCACCATGGCTACCCAGGGCGGCCTGGTGTTTATCGCCTCCACGCAGGATTACTACCTGCGCGCGTTCGATACCTCTACCGGGAAAGAGGTGTGGAAAGCCCGCCTGCCGGTGGGGAGCCAGAGCACGCCCATCAGCTACAAATCGCCGGTGGATGGCAAGCAATACCTGCTGATCACCGCGGGCGGCGCGCGTAACTCGCCGGATCGCGGCGACTACGTGATTGCGTATAAGCTGCCGTAATAGTTCCGAAACAGCCATCCCTTCGGGGATGGCTTTGCCGAACCAGGCTACTTTTATATCTCGTATCATCACCGGAGATAACAATGAAAGTCTTAATGGTTCTCACCTCGCACAGTGACCTGGGTAATACCGGTAAGAAAACGGGCTTCTGGCTGGAAGAGTTTGCCGCCCCGTATTACATCTTCAAGGATGCGGGGGCCGAGGTGGTGCTGGCCTCCCCGGCAGGCGGCCAGCCGCCGCTGGATCCCAAAAGCGATTCCCCCGATTTTCAGACCGAACTGACCCAGCGCTTTAAAGCCGATCCGGCGGCCCAGCGCGAACTCGCTAACACTCTCAAGCTCGACAGCGTGCGTCAGGATGATTTCGACACCGTCTTCTATCCTGGCGGCCACGGCCCGCTGTGGGATCTGGCCGAGTCACAAACCTCCATCGCCCTGATTGAAGCCTTCACCCGCGCGGGTAAACCGACGGGCTTCGTCTGCCACGCGCCGGGCGTGCTGCGCCATGTGAAGGCCGCTTCCGGCGAGCCGCTGGTCAAGGGCCGTAAGGTGACCGGCTTTACCAACGGCGAAGAGGCCGACGTCGAGCTGACCGACATCGTCCCGTTCCTGGTGGAAGATGAGCTGATCGCCCTGGGCGCTAACTACCAGAAAGGGCCGAACTGGGGATCGTACATTGTTGAAGACGGCCAGTTGATCACCGGGCAGAACCCGGCCAGCTCCGAAGAGGTCGCCAGAGCGTTAGTCAAGGCGCTGCGTTAACCTCCCGCCCGGCCGCTGGCCGGGCCATACTTTTCTGCGCTTTTCGCATAGAGTGTTAAAGACAAAACGGTGCCGGGCTGCCAGGATTTTGCGATTCACACCGGAGATGCTATGAACACCATTATTGACCTGTTTAACGACCATAAAAGCGAGCGCAGTTTTACCGATCAAACTATTGATGATGCCACGCTGGACCGCATCATCAGCACCGCATACCGCGCCCCCACTTCAGTGCACTCCCAGCAGGTGTCGGTCATCGT
Proteins encoded:
- a CDS encoding type 1 glutamine amidotransferase domain-containing protein; translated protein: MKVLMVLTSHSDLGNTGKKTGFWLEEFAAPYYIFKDAGAEVVLASPAGGQPPLDPKSDSPDFQTELTQRFKADPAAQRELANTLKLDSVRQDDFDTVFYPGGHGPLWDLAESQTSIALIEAFTRAGKPTGFVCHAPGVLRHVKAASGEPLVKGRKVTGFTNGEEADVELTDIVPFLVEDELIALGANYQKGPNWGSYIVEDGQLITGQNPASSEEVARALVKALR